The following proteins are encoded in a genomic region of Eriocheir sinensis breed Jianghai 21 chromosome 2, ASM2467909v1, whole genome shotgun sequence:
- the LOC127002749 gene encoding repressor of RNA polymerase III transcription MAF1 homolog produces the protein MKLLPESSGFEAINSALNIVTVDASIMGRLESYSCKMVGQEKALYKRFHSFSGLTDMQALSPPQSIMEASSPHSLTKSSQSSGGDESPLADKINRKTLFYLISTMNAAFYPDYDFSNASSQEFSREPSIEWVMRTVQRQMMAVARAEFMAVESELWAALDNAITLRECEIYSYNPDQTSDPYSEDGCLWSFNYFFYNPRLKRIVFFTLRSVSQYCSKPLDADLIDDSYMDFEDDD, from the exons ATGAAGCTTCTGCCGGAGTCGTCGGGCTTTGAGGCCATCAACAGCGCCCTCAACATAGTGACCGTGGACGCCAGCATCATGGGGCG ACTGGAGAGCTACTCATGCAAAATGGTGGGCCAGGAGAAGGCACTCTACAAGAGGTTCCACAGCTTTTCAGGTCTGACTGACATGCAGGCCCTGTCGCCTCCTCAGTCCATAATGGAGGCGTCTTCGCCCCACTCACTCACCAA GAGTTCACAAAGCAGTGGAGGTGATGAGAGTCCTCTGGCAGACAAAATCAACCGCAAGACTCTCTTTTACCTCATCTCCACCATGAACGCTGCTTTCTATCCAGACTATGACTTCAGCAATGCTTCGTCTCAGGAGTTTTCCAGGGAGCCTTCCATTGAG TGGGTGATGCGCACAGTTCAGCGGCAAATGATGGCTGTGGCAAGAGCAGAATTTATGGCAGTGGAGTCTGAGCTTTGGGCTGCACTGGACAATGCCATTACTCTGCGCGAGTGTGAGATTTACAGCTACAACCCTG ATCAGACATCTGACCCTTACTCAGAAGATGGATGCCTTTGGTCTTTCAACTACTTCTTCTACAATCCAAGACTCAAGCGCATTGTGTTCTTTACCCTGCGCTCAGTGTCCCAGTACTGCTCCAAGCCTCTCGACGCAGACTTGATCGATGACAGCTACATGGATTTTGAGGATGATGATTAG